The genomic DNA GACTTCATCGGCAACAGCCCGGCCATGCAGGAAGTCTTCGCCATGATCCGCAAGGTTTCCAAGGTCAACTGCAACGTGCTGCTCCAGGCGGACACGGGCACGGGCAAGGAGCGGGCCGCACGGGCGATCCACGACCTCAGCCCGCGCCGCGACAAGACCTTCGTCTCCTTCAACTGCGGCGGATTCACCGAAGAGCTGATCTCCAGCGAACTCTTCGGCCATGAGAAAGGAGCCTTCACCGGAGCCACGGCCACCAAGATCGGCCTGCTCGAATCCGCGGACGGCGGCACGGTCTTCCTGGACGAGATCGGCGAGATGCCGCTGAACATGCAGGTCAAGCTCCTGCACGTGATCCAGGAACGGCAGATCATGCGCGTGGGCGGCACCCGGCCCATCCACCTGGACATCCGGATCATCGCCGCCACCAACCGCGACCTCCAGCAGGCCATGAGCGCGGGCGAATTCCGCGAGGATCTCTTCTACCGCCTGAACGTGGTCATGATCTACCTGCCCCGGCTGGCCGAGCGGCGCGACGACATCCCCATCCTGGTCAACCACTTCCTGAAGACCTTCAACAACCGCTTCGGCAAGTCGGTGACCTCCCTCTCGCCCCAGGCCATGGAAGTGCTCATGCACTACAACTACCCCGGCAACGTCCGGGAGCTGGAAAACATCGTCCAGCGCGCCGTGGCCCTGGCCGAGGGCGAAAGCATCGGCATCAACGAGCTGCC from Paucidesulfovibrio longus DSM 6739 includes the following:
- a CDS encoding sigma-54-dependent transcriptional regulator, yielding MSKFRAAVIDDEGQAARHIARVLEKLGFETETFGSGHPFLARMTEAPFQLVFIDLRLPDMDGMEILDFVKKGFEDVEALVVTGHGSIPSAVKATGKGASNYLVKPLRLQDIRAAAREALEKLQLKEENRRLKAALDKTPPLKDFIGNSPAMQEVFAMIRKVSKVNCNVLLQADTGTGKERAARAIHDLSPRRDKTFVSFNCGGFTEELISSELFGHEKGAFTGATATKIGLLESADGGTVFLDEIGEMPLNMQVKLLHVIQERQIMRVGGTRPIHLDIRIIAATNRDLQQAMSAGEFREDLFYRLNVVMIYLPRLAERRDDIPILVNHFLKTFNNRFGKSVTSLSPQAMEVLMHYNYPGNVRELENIVQRAVALAEGESIGINELPPDLLNLAFSTFGGSGMLPLEEMERRHIQRVLEATGYNKNLASHILGLPRTTLWRRIKKFGIKDEE